One genomic region from Eptesicus fuscus isolate TK198812 chromosome 4, DD_ASM_mEF_20220401, whole genome shotgun sequence encodes:
- the CORO1A gene encoding coronin-1A, whose product MSRQVVRSSKFRHVFGQPAKADQCYEDVRVSQTTWDSGFCAVNPKFVALICEASGGGAFLVLPLGKTGRVDKNVPTVCGHTAPVLDIAWCPHNDNVIASGSEDCTVMVWEIPDGGLVLPMREPVVTLEGHTKRVGIVAWHPTAQNVLLSAGCDNVILVWDVGTGAAVLTLGADVHPDTIYSVDWSRDGALICTSCRDKRVRLIEPRKGTVVAEKDRPHEGTRPVRAVFVSDGKILTTGFSRMSERQVALWDTKQLEEPLSLQELDTSSGVLLPFFDPDTNIVYLCGKGDSSIRYFEITSEAPFLHYLSMFSSKESQRGMGYMPKRGLEVNKCEIARFYKLHERKCEPIAMTVPRKSDLFQEDLYPPTAGPDAALTAEEWLGGRDAGPLLISLKDGYVPSKSRELRVNRGLDTGRRRTAPEASGTPSSDVVSRLEEEVRKLQATVQELQKRLDRLEETVLAK is encoded by the exons atgAGCCGCCAGGTGGTCCGCTCCAGCAAGTTCCGCCACGTGTTTGGACAACCGGCCAAGGCCGACCAGTGCTATGAGGATGTACGCGTGTCACAGACCACCTGGGACAGTGGCTTCTGCGCTGTCAACCCCAAGTTTGTGGCCCTGATCTGTGaagccagcgggggaggggcctTCCTGGTGCTGCCCCTGGGCAAG ACTGGACGTGTGGACAAGAATGTGCCCACGGTCTGTGGCCACACAGCCCCCGTGCTGGACATCGCCTGGTGCCCGCACAACGATAACGTCATTGCCAGTGGCTCTGAAGATTGCACAGTCATG GTATGGGAGATCCCCGATgggggcctggtgctgcccatgCGGGAGCCTGTGGTCACGCTGGAGGGCCACACCAAGCGTGTGGGCATCGTTGCCTGGCACCCCACAGCCCAGAATGTGCTGCTCAGTGCAg GTTGTGACAACGTGATCCTGGTGTGGGACGTGGGCACCGGGGCGGCAGTGCTGACGCTGGGCGCGGACGTGCACCCGGACACCATCTACAGCGTGGACTGGAGCCGGGACGGCGCCCTCATCTGCACCTCGTGCCGCGACAAGCGCGTGCGCCTCATCGAGCCCCGCAAAGGCACTGTAGTAGCC GAGAAGGACCGTCCTCACGAGGGGACCCGGCCGGTGCGAGCCGTGTTTGTCTCTGACGGGAAGATCCTGACCACGGGCTTCAGCCGCATGAGCGAGCGGCAGGTGGCGCTGTGGGACACG AAGCAGCTGGAGGAGCCGCTGTCCCTGCAGGAGCTGGACACCAGCAGCGGCGTCCTGCTGCCCTTCTTTGACCCCGACACCAACATTGTCTACCTCTGTGGCAAG GGTGACAGCTCCATCCGCTACTTCGAGATCACTTCCGAGGCCCCGTTCCTGCACTATCTCTCCATGTTCAGCTCCAAGGAGTCCCAGCGCGGCATGGGCTACATGCCCAAACGTGGCCTGGAGGTGAACAAGTGTGAGATTGCCAG GTTCTACAAGCTGCATGAGCGCAAATGTGAGCCCATCGCCATGACAGTGCCCAGAAAG TCGGACCTGTTCCAGGAGGACCTGTACCCGCCCACTGCAGGGCCTGACGCCGCCCTCACGGCcgaggagtggctggggggtcGGGATGCTGGGCCCCTCCTCATTTCCCTCAAGGATGGCTACGTGCCCTCAAAGAGCCGGGAGCTGAGGGTCAACCGGGGCCTGGACACTGGGCGCAGGAGGACAGCACCAGAGGCCAGTGGCACTCCGAGCTCG GATGTCGTGTCccggctggaggaggaggtgaggaagcTCCAGGCCACGGTGCAGGAGCTCCAGAAGCGCTTGGATAGGCTGGAGGAGACAGTCCTGGCCAAGTAG
- the BOLA2B gene encoding bolA-like protein 2 isoform X1, with amino-acid sequence MELSAEHLREKLRRDLQAEHVEVEDTTPNRCASSFRVLVVSAKFEGKPLLQRHRLVNECLAEELPHIHAFEQKTLTPEQWARERQK; translated from the exons ATGGAACTCAGCGCCGAGCACCTGCGGGAGAAGCTGCGGCGGGACCTGCAGGCAGAGCACGTG gaagtggaGGACACGACTCCCAACCGTTGCGCGTCCAGCTTCCGAGTCCTGGTGGTGTCGGCCAAGTTCGAGGGGAAGCCGCTGCTTCAGAGACACCG GCTGGTGAACGAGTGTCTAGCCGAAGAGCTCCCGCATATCCATGCCTTTGAGCAGAAAACCCTGACCCCAGAGCAGTGGGCCCGTGAGCGGCAGAAATAA
- the BOLA2B gene encoding bolA-like protein 2 isoform X2, with protein MELSAEHLREKLRRDLQAEHVLPSPGGVGQVRGEAAASETPAGERVSSRRAPAYPCL; from the exons ATGGAACTCAGCGCCGAGCACCTGCGGGAGAAGCTGCGGCGGGACCTGCAGGCAGAGCACGTG CTTCCGAGTCCTGGTGGTGTCGGCCAAGTTCGAGGGGAAGCCGCTGCTTCAGAGACACCG GCTGGTGAACGAGTGTCTAGCCGAAGAGCTCCCGCATATCCATGCCTTTGA